The following proteins are encoded in a genomic region of Corylus avellana chromosome ca4, CavTom2PMs-1.0:
- the LOC132177356 gene encoding uncharacterized protein LOC132177356 has translation MGDHFVLLVDRLLTESTLEAAIESRNRSMQATSSAVDEKKIDNPSKKVDYGNISSPGKLVECRICQDEDEDSNMETPCSCCGSLKYAHRKCVQRWCDEKGDTTCEICHQQFNPGYTAPPPLFQLGRVPMNFRGNWEISRRNLNSSPRIIAMVSTNPNFLNPDYDEYSATTTRSLICCRSVAFIFMVLLTLRHTLPLIINGNNEYSFPLSILLLLRTAGIVLPIYVIVRAVTSLQRRRHPPEPSISSLTSSDDDETEHSTQQPQPHMIHVQV, from the exons ATGGGGGATCACTTTGTGTTGCTGGTGGATCGTTTGCTCACAGAGTCCACGTTAGAAGCTGCAATTGAGAGCAGAAACCGGTCCATGCAAGCTACATCCTCAGCAGTTGATGAGAAGAAAATCGATAACCCTTCCAAGAAGGTGGATTATGGAAATATATCATCTCCCGGGAAATTGGTGGAATGCAGGATATGCcaggatgaagatgaggattCAAATATGGAGACGCCCTGCTCTTGCTGTGGCAGCTTGAAG TATGCCCACCGCAAGTGTGTACAGAGGTGGTGTGATGAGAAGGGTGACACCACATGTGAGATATGCCACCAG CAATTTAACCCTGGTTATACTGCTCCTCCACCGCTGTTTCAACTCGGGCGTGTTCCAATGAACTTCAG GGGAAATTGGGAGATATCTAGAAGGAACTTGAATAGTAGTCCCCGCATTATAGCAATGGTTTCAACTAACCCTAATTTCCTGAATCCTGACTATGATGAGTACTCAGCTACTACTACAAGAAGTTTGATATGTTGCCGTTCAGTTGCTTTCAtc TTTATGGTTCTTCTGACTTTACGGCATACGCTTCCCCTCATAATAAATGGAAACAATGAGTACTCTTTCCCACTGTCTATT TTGCTACTTCTACGAACTGCTGGGATTGTTCTTCCAATCTATGTCATAGTGAGAGCAGTAACTTCTCTTCAGCGACGCCGACATCCACCA GAGCCTTCCATTTCATCATTAACTTCATCAGATGATGATGAAACTGAGCATTCAACACAGCAGCCCCAGcctcatatgattcatgtacaggTTTAG
- the LOC132178206 gene encoding class I heat shock protein-like has protein sequence MMSSIFGGRYDPFSLDGWEWDPLGDFHFKGNETTSFVSARMDWKDTPEAHVVKAELPGLKKDQVKVEVEEGKVLSISGERKIEKEEKTDKWHVVEHSSGKFLRRFRLPENARADKVTALLENGVLTVTIPKLETKKHSARVIDIEGD, from the coding sequence ATGATGTCTAGCATCTTTGGTGGCCGATATGATCCTTTCTCTCTTGATGGTTGGGAATGGGACCCATTGGGGGACTTTCATTTCAAAGGAAACGAAACGACGTCATTCGTGAGCGCTAGGATGGATTGGAAGGACACCCCTGAGGCGCACGTGGTGAAGGCGGAGCTTCCGGGGCTCAAGAAAGACCAAGTGAAGGTGGAAGTGGAGGAAGGCAAGGTCCTTTCTATTAGCGGCGAGAGGAagatagagaaagaagagaagaccGACAAGTGGCACGTCGTGGAGCACAGCAGCGGCAAGTTTCTTCGGCGTTTCAGGCTGCCTGAGAATGCCAGGGCTGACAAGGTCACCGCACTTTTGGAGAATGGAGTGCTTACTGTTACAATTCCTAAGTTGGAGACAAAGAAGCATAGCGCTAGAGTCATTGATATAGAGGGcgactaa